The DNA sequence ATCTTGATAGGAGAGCTGGTCTTACTCATTTGTTTGACGTGCTCAATGCAGGGCCTTCTATGTGTCTGGAAAATTGAAGCCAGAGGAAGCTGTTCGAGCTACACTGACTTCTATGCCAGATGAAGTGGTGGATACTATTAATGTTACATCATTGCCATCTGAAGATTCTGTTTCTGAAAGGAGGAGGAAGTTGGAGTACTTAGAGATGCAGGAAGAAATGATCAAGGTTAGTATATTTGCTTTGTATGCCTAAATGCCTTTATAAACAGTTCTTTGGGTGCTTGAGGAACAGAACTGAAATTGCTTAGTTCCGTCTGCAGGGGTGATATgcacattttttttatattttttattagcCAGTTTTGGTGCGTCTTATTTGGATCCTGCTGTCTGTACTCAAAACCAATTATTGGATTGATTGATAGCAATGTTTAGGAAGGCACTTCTGAAATAATGCTACGAATGTCTGACTTAAGAAGTGTGGTTAGGAATTACGTCTAAGATGTACCAGTTCACTTCTGTCTCTAGTTTGTTCAGTGTTTATTTGTGCTGAATAACTTTATTGATTGTAATCTCTAATATTGCAGGAGGAAGAAGAGCGGGAGGAAGAAGAGCAACGCAGAATCAAGGAATCTAAAGCTAGTCAAGAAGATGTGGCATTGAAAGAGATGACTATTCCCACAGCAAGAGAAGCACAAGAGCAAGCCAAGGAAAGGACACTAGAAAAGCAAGAGCAGCTTTGCGAACTAAGTCGTGCTTTGGCTGTTTTAGCTTCTGCATCTGTAATGACTGAACTTAATATCCTTCAAAGATTATAGTTGCTGATTCTCCTCCCTTGAAATTTCATGCATTGTCATCTACACTGTATTTAACTATGTTTTTTGACTAAATATTTCAGTCAGTGAGTACAGAGCGTGAAGAATTCCTGAGGCTCGTAAGCAAGGAGGTAAATTAAAACCTTGGATTGCTCTTGGTTTGTCTTAGGCATCTTTAAAGACAAAATCATTTATCTTTGGTAACCCTCCCTTGTGTCTGCATGCTAGTCATCCCTTGCCAAAATTTTTGCAGGCATGTTTGAAGGTGTAACTAACAGAACTATACAATATATAGTTTCCAGTTCTGACTTTTGAGTCGTTTCAGTATTTCTCCGGTGTTATTCTTAATGCTTTTGTTCTTCTGGTTTGGAGGAGGTGTAGATTTAACAACTTTTAGTGTCATTTAATTACGAGATTGCTGTCTACATGTTATAAGCGTGCAACTCTAGTTTCATATGATTTCCAGTCggaatgttttttcttttcaatgtaTGCTTATGTTTCAATCCAATCTGCTTCGTCTTTAGAATATTCTTCTGAAGTTTGATTACTCTAATGTGTCCAGATTGAACTTTACAATAGCATGGTGGAAAAGGATGGTACAGATGGTGAAAAGGATGCCTTCAAGGCTTATAGAGCTGCTCGAGATGAAACTGATACTGCTGGTGTTGAAGACGAAGCTGATCATGTTTCATCAGCACTCATAGATAAGGTTGGATGCTCAACTCCAAATAATCTGTTTATGATATGTTAGTCTTTATGATATGTTAGTCTTTGTTCACTCTATGGATTATTCTTCTTCTGCTTTATTTCAGGTTGATTCGATGCTTCAAAATCTGGAAAAAGAAATTGATGATGTGGATGCGCAAATTGGTGATCGCTACCAACTACTTGACAGGTGAATTGTTATTTTAGATCTTGCTTCCTCTTTGGCTTTTTTTTTGTCCCGTCTTTTATGGGCCGTGTCACATCTTGCCATCATCACGGAAAGCCTATCTATTAGATGGAAGCAAATCTGTTTGGTTCAAATATAGTCCCTTGTGTACGTTAGCCAATATTTATAATATTGGCTGTACATATGCCACAGTGAGCCAGAGATGGGACAACATGCATACATCCTAAAGTTATGGTAGTTAGTGATCTAAGTTCTGCCCTTGCAGTAGATTGTTATCATCGAGTTAGATCTTATAATGACCCAAAGCTTGTCAATccttattatttatttatttatttattgtataCCTGTAGATGTTTAGACACTAACAGCCTTTGTTAGATTTTCATGCTACTTGatttttcaaattagatttGGCTGAACGCGTTTCAGCCTGATGTGCATCTACCATTCGATCAACAGTTGttggtttgaattttgaattgtttttgaGTGATAAAATGGCTCAGCTTTGATGTATGGTATTAACATTTTGTTCTCGTAGCAAAATTTATCAGCATTAAATTATGTGTGCAGGGATTTTGATGGGAAAGTAACTGCTGAGGAGGTTGCAGCTGCTGCAAACTATCTGAAGAATACTTTAGGCAAGGAAGGTGTCCAAGAACTCATAGGCAACCTCTCGAAAGATAGAGGTCAGTCCACTTGTTTTTTGTTGTGGCATCTTTCAGTAAGAAAAAAATGATTATTATAAAGGAACATCTGGTGATATGAAGCAAATCTATACTGGAAAAGATTCTTTTTGAAATTTATTTACTTGGCCCcctccccccaaaaaaaaaaaaaacaaaaagtttgTTCTGTATCCATGTGAAATCAGAAAGATGATAAGGATTTGATTAAGTTGTTGTGCTAGCACCTTTGGTTTACATTTTTGTTGATTATTTCAACTATTCTTTAGTCCCTTTTTCAAGAACTAGTATGGTTGTTTTTACACTTGCTTACAGTTTCATGTTGTTATTCTCTTACATGTGGCGCAGATGGTAAAATTCTTGTGGAAGACATTGTGAAATTGGGAAGTCGGACTGAAGATGCAAACAACCCAGATGAAGATGGGCGAATATAGATGATAGCATGGTCACTTTTTACGACTTGTTTTTGTCATGGCAGCAGCGAATATGATTAGCTATATACACAGGTGTTTTTGAGTCTTCTAGCAAATCCAAAAAACGAGACGATGCTATTTGCTAGCTAGAGCTATAAAATCAGAATCAGTGCAGATGTATAAAAGTACAAATACTTATTGGGGCCTCTTTGTTCGGCTTCCTCGAGGTTATGACAGTATGCTACTTGGCTTAAGAAATATATGCCCTATAAAAGATCTAGTCACATGAAAATGATGAAAGTTATGGTCAGTCGGTCAATCTttagttgaaagttgaaactcaAGATGATTGATATGCTGTTGGCTGCTTGAAATTCAACGTTTGCTTTACCTATTGTTTTGTCATGTTTGGTGCGTGTCTCTGATCTACCGAGGGGCATGGTGGTTTTTGTGCAAGATGATTGATATGCTGTTGGCTGCTTGAAATTCAACGTCTGCTTTACCTATTGTTTTGTCATGTTTGGTGCGTGCCTCTGATTGGTAGAAAAAGAGGGGAATGGTGATTTTTGTGCAAGCCTAGGGTTTGAATTGAGGCTGTGTCACTGTATATTGTTTAGCAGGCCGCATGTTTTTTATGCCTAAGAAGACAAAAGTTTAACCCTGAACTGGCTTCTGTAGATGTGAACATCATGATCAAGTCATATAAAGTAATGCATTCGGATCATTTATGCTATCTCTGGGAGAATGACTGGCTTGTCGTGTGGTATAATGTTGCTTtactttctgttttttgttattatttcttttcttgcgCATGGAACTGTGGAAGGCAAGTATATTAacattattattactattactaAATTAATGGTACATTATTGCTACTACTAATTTTCTATTAATAGTACATATATTTTAATGAACTTAGAAAAATAGGTAATATATTATTGGTTAATCCAACTAGTTTGATTGAAAATGTATGAAACTCTATGTCATATAcgcaaaaagaaaaatcaaagataagTATATGAACACTAAGTTTTAAGACAATttagaaaattgaaaaaagaaatagtattatttattttaatttatgttCTAAAGAAATATTTGTTCTAAAgtactaaaaaatgaaaaattgaatttgataggaattattaaatataaaaaatttgatTGGTAATTGATAGCTCATTTTTAAAACTGTAATTTTAAAGTTGATAGTGTCTATAAACGATTCGAACCCACTTAATTACGGCTCTAAAGTTGACTTAAAATTAGCTAACGTagaaagagaaaatgaaaatgaaatttaCATTAAACAAACCCATGTGATTAATTTTATACAATTATTCGCATAAGTTGACAACTGATCGATAATCATAAAAATCTTGGATTGATGTGAATGAGAGCGAGTTGAATGCCTCTCGGTTTAGAGAGAATGTCTTGCACACGGCAGACGTACCACGTGTCTGGTATAGCTGATTAATTAAGGACTTAATAGAGGAATATTTTAGACATTTCACTTTAAAAAGTTGAGGCAGATTTAAAATAAAGATAAAGTTTGATGTGGCTGATATAATGTCATCCTTTTGTTTAATCACAATTTGATACGTTGATGTGACTTGTCAGAGTAATTAAATTATGGACACTCCACTAGTACTAGAATACTAGACATTCTagaaacttttctttttttgtttctcatgAGGACATTCTGGAGGCCTGAAAAGTGTTGTTTGcttgaccaaaaaaaaggaaagtgTTGTTTGCATTTGGAAGAAGTAGGTTTTCATGATTAATTTGGAACAGTATAGTtgagtaatatatatatatatatgtgtgtgtgtgtgtgtgtgtgttagaaATGGATGGGATAGGAAATCAGGCAAATTGCTTATATCGATCGATCATGACAGTAACAAATTAATCTCGTCTACGACATATAGCATTTATATGAGCACTATAATTGTGTCCTTTTAGCCTTATTAGAGAGATATATCACTACAAATCAACGTGCATGAACAAAAAAAACCTACCAATTAACCTACACTTGAGCACCACATGCATTCTTGCCCTAGCTATCCATCTGCTGCTGTCATTTCATCTAGACACTCGCTTGATTCCATGTGTTCTGCAGGGCCTACTAGCTAGTTACTTGCACAACATATATACCTTGTCGATCTTCTATAAATACATGTATAATGTTTTCGATCATCAGCCAAATTAACAAACAGAGATAGCAGAACCATCAGCATATACCTAATTAGgatgaaaatggagaaaagaTCACAAATGCAAATAGGTGGTGCTCATGTACTAGTGTTTCCTTATCCAGTTCAAGGCCACATTTGCCCGATGGTTGAGTTCTCCAAACGCCTTGGCTCAAAGGGTGTTAGGGTCACTGTAATCATCACAACCGTCTCTGCAGCCACCAAGTCCATGAAGCAACTACTGGCAGCTCAACCCAAAAACACCTCTTTCAGGATCGAGCTCATTTCTGACGGCTCCGAACACCTCCAAAAGTCGGAAACTGCTGAAGAATACCTCGACCGTTTCAGAAGTGTCACTATGCAAAATCTATCCAACCTCATCACCAACATTAAGAACAAGAGTGCTACTCATGCCTTCGTCAACAATGATAGtagtgatgaagatgacgacgacTACCCCCTCAAGTGCATCGTTTACCACTCGGGCATGCCCTGGGTGTTAGACGTAGCGCGACAACATGGCATGGATGGAGCTCCATTTTTTACTTGTTCGTCTGTGGTCACTGCCATCTTTCAGCACTTCTATGAGGGAGTGTTCAAGATTCCTTCAAAAGATGCTGCAGCTAGAGCATCTAGTACCACAATGCTAATGCCTTCCATGTCCGCACCCCTAGGGTTGAATGATCTACCATCGTTTCTTTCTGATGTTGATGCCTACCCAACTTATCTTAAACTTACCATGAACCAGTTCTCCAATATTGGAGAAGTTAAATGGATCTTCTATAGCACTTTTGAGAAGTTGGAGGACAAGGTAATTAACCTCTAGATATTACATGTTTATTAATTCTACCATGTATAACTGTCAATTATTCATGTGAACTGGTTACCTCGAATACTGTACGAGCACATATAATCTTACTTTGTCACCAAGCCAACATGTTCCTCAACATATACCCCTCTTCAAGCTAGATTTTAGGTCTaaagatttttatttatgatCCATGCCTAGCTTAGAATCACAATAACGTCATTTGTAATTTGTCTACTCATATTGTATTCATAGCTAGTCAATATTATAAAAATCATCAAGCACTAAGACACACAAATATTACTGTTGTTAAGAGAATATTCATTAAACCAGGCAGCTGCAATCTTCAAAGCCTAAAGATCAACGATTAGTTAAGCATGGAAGGATTGAACAGATACTATTATTAGTATATCTGTACATGAATATTTTAGTATGAAATTAAGTCCTCGATCCTGATACTGATATATATCGTATATATTTGGGAATGTAGTGTTTCTAAATAATTACTTTAATATTCTGTTAATCTTgttattaaatatttttatatataaacaGGTAGTTAAATGGATGGAAAGTCAGGACTGGCCCGTGAAAACAATAGGACCAACAATTCCCTCAACGTTTTTGGACTAGCGTTTGGAAGATGAGAAAGAGTATAGTCTTAGCCTGTTCAAGCCTGATGTGGAGACTAGCATGAAGTGGCTAGACTCCAAGGAAGCTGGCTCGGTGGTCTATGTATCATTTGGAAGCTTGGCCAAcctaaaaaaggagaaaatggAGGAACTAGCATGGGGTCTAAATAATAGTAACTACCACTTCTTGTGGGTAATCAAAGAGTCAGAAAAGGAAAAGCTTCCTATCAATTTTTTCGAGGAGATATCAGAGAAGGGCCTTGTTGTGAGTTGGTGCTCCCAACTGCAAGTCCTGGCTCACAAGGCCGTGGGATGCTTTGTTACTCACTGTGGTTGGAATTCGATACTCGAGGCGTTGAGCTTGGGAGT is a window from the Rosa chinensis cultivar Old Blush chromosome 2, RchiOBHm-V2, whole genome shotgun sequence genome containing:
- the LOC112190603 gene encoding LOW QUALITY PROTEIN: mogroside IE synthase (The sequence of the model RefSeq protein was modified relative to this genomic sequence to represent the inferred CDS: substituted 1 base at 1 genomic stop codon), translated to MKMEKRSQMQIGGAHVLVFPYPVQGHICPMVEFSKRLGSKGVRVTVIITTVSAATKSMKQLLAAQPKNTSFRIELISDGSEHLQKSETAEEYLDRFRSVTMQNLSNLITNIKNKSATHAFVNNDSSDEDDDDYPLKCIVYHSGMPWVLDVARQHGMDGAPFFTCSSVVTAIFQHFYEGVFKIPSKDAAARASSTTMLMPSMSAPLGLNDLPSFLSDVDAYPTYLKLTMNQFSNIGEVKWIFYSTFEKLEDKVVKWMESQDWPVKTIGPTIPSTFLDXRLEDEKEYSLSLFKPDVETSMKWLDSKEAGSVVYVSFGSLANLKKEKMEELAWGLNNSNYHFLWVIKESEKEKLPINFFEEISEKGLVVSWCSQLQVLAHKAVGCFVTHCGWNSILEALSLGVPMVAVPQWADQTTNAKFVVDVWKVGVRVKLNEKGLITK